Part of the Penicillium digitatum chromosome 4, complete sequence genome is shown below.
GGGATTTTTTCTCTGGGAATCATCTCTGCTCCGGCTTGCCGTACAACTTGCTGGTGATCTGGATGCGAATGGGCGTGCTTTCGCTCGTCTCTCCCTGTCCCTGGATTTTGTGTAGCTTTTTGATGTTCTAGCTGGGTGAGCCTCTCGAGGTGCACCAACTGTCCATAAGTCCGCGAGTGCTTCGTAGCGGCTTCTATGTCGGCGGACTGGAAATACCTTGTTCCCTCGGCTTGTTAAGCACGTCATGGGGCCTCGGTGGCACATGTGTTGTAAGGCACTACATAGCGCCAAGACAATCAATTTTAGGCAACAGGATCTGCACTTTGATCAATGAAGCTGATATGTTCGTAAGAGCTTGATTTCAACAGGGTGAGCATGTGGTATCAAAGTACGGAGGACCAAGACTCCGGGAACGCTACCCGACCTTGTGTATAAAATGCGGTTTAGCGGCTGTACTTTTAGCTTGAGAGTGCTCTTGGTCAATAATCCCTGACTACTTTGAACGTTAGACCATATTCGAGTCCGTGCCCCAGTCCTACACCTGAGCTGCTCACACGGGATCTAGAGGTACTGTTCATATCATGCTCATTGGTCGCCGTTTTTAAATCATGACCCCTGGGGAACAGCTAGATTAGAGCTGGGGTGCGGATAGCAGTTGTGCCGAACTTCCGTGTACTCACCAGGGCTTTCTCAACTTGGCAatcaatttctttttggagGTGTGCACATCCAATGTTTGATATCGGTGAAAGCTTGAAGAATTCCTTGGATCGTCCAGGAGCAAAGGTCTATGTTGTGAGGTTTGCATTCCAAGAGCTAAGGGTACTTGGATTGGGTTCACAAGCGGTCAGAATTCGTATGCAACATTTAGAGTAAGAGCTATTGAATTCGACATGAATGAAAATCCTAGGCATGCAGTGTGGCGCCAGGTCACACCATCTGATCATAACCGGGTACAGCCGCCATGGATGGTATCTAGAAAACCACAGCGTTAGACCCCAATCACGCTCCCGAGTCAGACTCATAGAGCAGCAGTATAAGGTTACCTGGTTTTACCAGATGAACAAGCATGAGTCACATGGATAGCTCATAGCTCATGTCCTGGTCAAACACGAGGAGGACGGAGACGTAAACTCCACTTCGCAAGGGTGGATGGACTTGCTAGTGGACTCGGAGCTCGGAAGTAAGGCGGAGTTTGCATTTCCGGCATAGAACTCATCTCGACTGATTACCAATTATTTAACGCAGCTCATTCAACAGAGGGACGTGCAGGTGCGTGGACATAAGATTTCAGCCTTTTTTCAAGTCCCACCGGATGCTCACGGATGCTGATTCACCAATCGCCAAGATCGTGCACGGGCtcggccttggccttggctcTGACTTTGATCAGTGGCCAGGTGCTCATATATCACTTTGCTACTGGGAGGAGATGGGTTATTGTGGCGCATCTGTAGATTAGAAGGCGTTCGTGGTCCttcgtacggagtatagTATAGTGGACTGGTGCACGAAGTATGGAGAACGGAGTACAGCGGGGCGCTTGGCGAGGGATGTTCGTATGTCAATTTGGACTCCGTACATACTTGGACCAGCGTTGTTGGGCCACATGACGATATATGCATCGGGTACATGTTGATACGTATTAGTGGCGTGGATCGAGCAGTCTTTCCCAACATGGTGATGTTCTACTATGTCATGATAGGTGCCGATTTTGTGTATCGGAGTTTTGCATTCGGATCATCACGGAGACAAGCGAGCTACtagaggcaactacctcaGTCTCCCCTCTTTGGGTAATAAAGCAAGATGCCGGATTTccgcttgattttgatgcCTACTGCCCTGTTTTCGTATATTCGGGTGAGAGTCCGGCATTCAGTTTCTATCATGCTATACCATCCCCACTACGACGAGACTAGGCCACAAAAGCAGCTCGGAAATCCAAGTGAGGGAGGCCGAGACAGGGATTCTGGAGTATGGAAGCACCCGACAAGGAAGGAAGTACATACACAAGTATGTTGGCTCTCGGTGATTGGAGGAACAGATTCCTCTGATGATCATCTGCTTCAACTGCAACGGCGCTAGACTGGTACCTTGTAATCAAGCTGGAAGTCAACCTGAAATAGTCTGGAAGCCAAGTCGGGCTGGCATATTATCATGGTCGTCCTATTCTCCATGACGTTGTATTCTATACATCGACGGGGTCAGAAAAGGCTGCTGAGAAGATCAGGCCAGTCACCGCCCAAATAAGGTAACGATCGACTACGTCATTGGCCCAGGCATTTATATCTCTGTACTCCGTCCTCCACACACCGCACACCAATATATGCGTATGGCATCAAATGCAGGTCTAGATAcgtagtactccgtacaggaCTTCGAATGGCAAATGCTCCCATTTTTGGGGTTCCATGTAGTCATAGTTCCTAACCTGAACTCGTGAAGTCACTAGAATCCACACTTCGAAGAGGCTCCCGAGACACCCGAGTGACAGGAAGAGCTAAATCTTTGGGGGAAGACATGTCAAGAACTCGGACTTCATATTCCATAATCCTCTTGATTTCGTGATACCTCTAATTCGTAAAATCTGAAAAATTTCACAGGAAGAATCTTAATCACATCAACTTACATGTAGGTAAAACAGAGACAAGTTAAACCCAAATTGGGCATATCAGCCCAGAGGGTCCCTAGTTCTTCCACGCACTTTTTTTCCCATTTCGGGAAATTCTCGAAAAGCAATGAAAATCGGCACCGGCGAGCTCCTTTTTCACTTTTTAcatttttggggggggtttttttttctaattaGCCTTATTGGCAGTGCCCCGGTGCTTCATTCCTTGCCCCGCCTGGACTTTATATACAGCATTCCCACCCGAAATCTCATACTTCAGCCCTACAGCTTTGATCTTCCAACTACAAATAATCGAACCATCTAGTTCGTCAAACCCTTCCAAGTAGTCCCGTCTAGACTTGAAGGAGTATAGAAAACAAGGATAAATACGGGCCCAGACCATTTTGACAGGTTCGCTACGTCACGATTCGATAGAGCTTCGACCTCAACTGGTTGGAGCTCTATTTCTCACGACCACTTGCAATCTTGCACACACAGCCCAACAGACTATTATTTCTACAGTATAAccaatttttttcttccgaTGCGGCCTAAAATAACTCGGGTCGCATTGGCGGCAACTTTTACTCTGTTTCTCGCATCCCTTGCGACCGCGCTTCCACATGGTGACGATGAATCAATGGACATGGAAATGGATATGAATGCGGGCACCGCTACCCCGCAACCTACAACCACTGTGATGCAGAATCACACCAATGGACCGATGAGCTATTTTGCGTATAGCAAGCACTCTAGCACCATCATAGCTCACATTATCCTCATGGTTCTAGGATGGTGCTTTGTTCTTCCGGTCGGTAAGTGACTCCCGTGTCGTTGTGCTCTGTATGCGAAGAAAACGTGAACGAGCAGAAACTAATATCTCGAAAAGCCGTTATGCTGAGCATTGCACGCTCATGGCTTGCGCTTCCGTCTCAGTTCCTCTTTCTGGCCTTCAACGTTCTCGGTGTCCTGCTTGGGGCTGTCTACAACAGCCAGACCCCAGACCTCTACGAGAACAATGTACACCACAAATTGGGTTGGGTCGCGACGTGCATTGTCACCGCTCAGGTCATCCTGGCTTTGCTCTTTGCCTACGCTGGCCGCGGCGAGTCGAATTCTACTGCGCCCTCATATGAGCACGCTGCGTTCTTCGCTGTCCCGACTGACGACCATGACCATGAGCGGGTTTGTCTCACCGACGCCATGCGCGAGCATCGCTGGTCTCGCGATAGTGGCCAGGGCACAGAGAGTAACTCGTCTATCCATAGCCCTGGATCGTCTTGTGGGTCGCCGACTGAATACGATGGATTCGAAAAGCCCGACGAACTGCCCGCAAGGACTCCCCCTCAACGCGGCTGGATTCATCGCACGGGCGTAGGTCGCTTCCTGTCCAAGACCGTCCCTGGTCTAATTCCCGGCCGGGTTCTCCACGTTCTGAATGTGGTGTATAACATCGTTGACCGTGTCATTCTGCCATTCGGATTTGTGGCCATTGCAACTGGGGCTGTGACGTACGGGGGTATCATGCGGAGTCGTGAGATCTTCAATGGGCTTGCACACTTCATCAAGGGTGGCATCTTTTTCTGGTACGGTATCCTGACACTTGGACGCTATGTTGGCTGCTGGGCAGATTTGGGTTGGGCCTGGAATAAGAAGCCCTCTGCGTCGATTGTTGGTTGGAAAGCCAAAGTTCCCTCGGGTGAAGCTACAGAGTCCTTCGTCATCTTCCTATATGGCGCCTCAAATGTTTTTCTCGAGCACCTCTCCGGTACGGGCAAGGCATGGTCTGCTACAGATCTCGAACACGTCTCGATTTCCGTGCTGTTCTTCGGCGGCGGTCTGGTATGATTTCGTCTCCTTGTTTGGGGCTCTTGAGAGGAATCTTGCTAACCTCAAAACAGGCCGGTATACTGTTCGAATCTACTTGTATCCGGGACTGGGTCAACACCACCATCCTCCAACCCCCTGCTCATGCTACCTCGGATGAAGCCTGGACGCCCCCGAGGTCGCAGGGTGTTTCATTGAACCCCATGCCAGCCCTAGTCATCATGTTGCTTGGCATGATGATGGGGTCGCACCACCAAGATAGTATGACATCTTCTATGGTCCACAAGCAGTGGGGTAACATGTTGGTTGGATTTGCGCTGGCGCGCGGGATGACCTATGTTATGTTGTACCTCAAGCCACCGACTTCGTACCTCCCGGCTCGTCCTCCGACCGAGATCATTGCTGCATTCTGCTTGATTTCAGGAGGGCTGATTTTCATGATGAGTGTAAGTGCCCAATACATTTACAAGCGTTTGTACGTCGCCCCAAGCGCATGACTAATGTTGATCCAGACCCGCAATGTGGTTCAAGCGATGGAGTACTACAAACTGGACGCAATGTTCACCTTCACTGTCGGACTGGGCTTCAGTGCTTTTATCATGGCTTATGAAATCTTAATGATTGCCATCAAGGCCTGGGCTGTGAAGCGCGCCCAGCGCTCACGGCCAGACTTCCGCTTCAAGTGAAAAATTCACGACCTGTTTCCTTTGATACCCCCCTTTACAATTCTGAGGTTTTTGTTTCATGCTGGAATATACGgagtccttttttttcattaTGAATTCTTCATGCGACATAATATTCCCTGCAGAGAAAGATACCCCGGGATGGACAGATTCCTTGGAAGCCCTCGGATATGATCTTTTGTGACGTTCGATAATGAATGGACTAATGTGGTATTAATGGTTGGTGGGATTGATTACTGGATATCCCAGTCTCCCAAATGATATATGCAGTACAGATGTTCTTATGAATGCAACTACTACTCTTTCAAACCACATTCGACCAGGTTGGGGGTCGATTCACGGGACTAGCAGCTTATTCCCGAGCCTCTTGTGTGCCGACTGCCAAGCACCCTTTGAAGCAGTGTAACCCCCCTCCTGCGATATCATTGTAGATGGGCAGAGGCCCTATTTTCATTCAAACGCGACATCCAAAGTCACTGCAAAGACCAGTGAGTGCTAGTTCTGGAGGGTCATTCCAAGGCCGAGAACAGATTAGTGAGGGGTCTACGGAGTCGGAGTCAAAAGTGTAAGAGCTTCAGGGTTAAGTGGGGTCAGAAGACAATTACGAAATTGAAGAACCTGTCTGATTGGAAGGAAATGTTATCAAATGAGATCAGCCTTACCCGGAGGTAAGTCAAAAGGAGCAGGTCCGAAAATGATGTACACATCCGATTTCACATTTATAAGCAGTCGGACCCTCAAGTCGACACCAacttggaaaaaaaacttcatTCCAATATACCCCTCACTGCAAAATGGCTTCCAACCCTCCCGCTGCCTGCTGTGCCTCCGGTTTCAAGCATGAAGGCGCTCCCGTTGGCGAGATCAAAAATATCAACGGAGGTAAGATGCGAAAATCCTGAATTCCAGCCACCTGAAGCCCCGCAGAACCATCAGTGGTAACCAAACGACTCTCCAGTCAACACCTATATCGTCTACCCTAAAGATAACAAGACCCCCGAGAAGGCCATTGTGTTCCTGGCCGATATCTTCGGCATCTACATCAACGCTCAGCTCCTCGCTGACGAGTTCGCCAACAATGGCTACCTGACTCTCATTCCAGATCTGTTCCAGGGTGACCAGATCAGTCTCAGCGCCATGGAATCTGGCAAGGTCGATCTGCCTGCATGGCTTCCCAACCACCAGGCTTCGAACGTGGAGCCCGTTGTTGAGTCGACAATCAAGTACGCTCGTGAGACTCTCGGCGTCAAGAAGATCGGCGCTGTTGGATACTGCTTCGGCGGTAAGGTATGTACTTGTAGTCTGGATCTAAAGATCCAAACTCCAAAAAGATACCCTGCAAGCCCTGATGCTAACAATGTTGCTTTAGTACGTCTGCCGTAACCTCAAGCCCGGCCAGATTGATGTTGGTTTCACTGCGCACCCCTCGTTCATCACCCACGAGGAGCTTAGCGCCATTAAGGGCCCCTTTTCTATCGCTGCTGCTGGTAAGTTAATGTTGGATAGACACCCGTTTGAAAAAGCAGCATCAAAGGCTAATTTGGCGTGTGTCAGAGGTCGACTCGATCTTCACTACCCAGCTTCGTCATGAGTCTGAGGATATTCTCATCAAGACTGCCCTGCCGTGGCAGATCAACCTATTCAGCGGTGTCAATCACGGTTTCGCTGTGCGCGCTGATCTGAGCGACCCCAAGCAGAAGTGGGCCAAGGAGCAGGCATTCTGCCAGGCCATCGCCTGGTTTAACCAGCACCTGTAAATTAATTGGAGGACTCTGCATATATGAATAGCAAAAGAGTGATCAACAGCATGCTGTCCTCTCTGATGAAGAAACCACTGTAGCAGCGAATGCGGAGTAAATCGAGATAAATTGATCATCGCCACTGTCCCCCCAGGGCCCAGAAGTTGACGGTTGCGTGGTTGGTCTTTATCGCCGGGCGTAATTTCGCGAACAAGTCGCCTTAATGGTCCGCATGTCTCCCTCGACCTCCGTTCGAGTTTGATGTTCCATTTAAGTTGTTCTGGATCTTGAAATTCAAagttctttttgtttctaGCTTTTTGTTTCTAGTTAGGACTTGCTATTTTCTTGTTTTTGATTCCCGTCAGGAATCACGTGCGCCTTGTGAGTTATCCCTGGGACCGGCCCAGCAGTTCGACCAGCGAGGGAAACAGAATCTAACGAttgatcttttctttccaGTCATTAATTGTTTAATCTACCGGCTGATCCTTGAGTACCGTGTCAACTCTTCTTGACGGCTCCGACCGCGCATCCTCTCCTTCAGAGTCGCGGTGCATCCCGACTCAGCCCAACCCTACTCCGGCCGCCCTGAGTGGTTTCGTCACTATATTTATCTGAGAGTGACAGTCAACGAAGTCTCATCAATCACCAACTATGGCGACTCCCGCCGCTTTACCTCCGTTGCCTTTCAATCCGGGTCGGATACGAACCTACCTCCTCCGTTTACCGCTGTTCACCCGACTGGTGCTGCTAGTGATTCTCGCCTTCTGGCTGCTTGAATTCCAAACAATTTGGAGCGTTGTGCAATGGGGTGCTTTAATTCCGGAGGAGATTAACCTGGGCACTAGTATGTTTGATTCCCTGTGAGAAGAGCATATCGGACGCATGCTGACTTGGGGGTGTTACTAGTGTACCGACTCAACACTTATCCCATCATCCACACTGGCTTCTTCCATGCTTTCTTCAATGCTGTGGCGGTTACACCGCTGCTGGAGCGTTTTGAGGCCGAGCATGGCACTTTGACTGCTATTGCGCTGTTCATTGGACGTGAGTGCTGTGCTAAAACGCAACACTTGTGGCCATGTTGACTAATGTTGAATGATTTAGCTCTTTCAACTGTCCCTGCTGGACTCTACATCTTGGTTGAGAAGTTTGTTCTACACAGAAATACTTCGGTGGTCGGTGCAAGGTAAGCTTTTGGTCACCAGTTTCAATGTCTCTCGGTAACTGACCTGCAATTCAGTATCTGGGCTTTCCTGCTTCTCGGTTCGGAAGCCATTAAGACCTACAAGTCTCACCCCAACTTCAGGTATGATTCACTTGGGAACTCATTACTTCAATCTTACTAACGCCCTTCAGTCTTGGCCCGTACAAGATTCCCACCTGGACCTCACCCTTGTTCGGATGTGTCGTTGTATCTATCCTCATCTCGAACGTGAGCTTCCTCGGTCATCTCTGTGCGATTCTTGTCGGGTATCTCCGTGAGTTCCCTTCTTTGACTCCTCTTGTTTCACTGCTAATTGTCTTTAGTCGGCCTCGGATATCTCAAGGTGTTTGTGCCCCCTGAGAAGGTCCTCCGCTGGATCGAGGGCAAGCTGAACCTCCTGGGACGCCTACCCCATTATGTCTCCGTCGACCAAAAGACCTACGGTCGCTATGGAGTTCTTCCAACCACTAACCCCGCTGGCGCCAATGGCAACCAAACACCCATGAGTTACTTGGGATCTACCCAGCGCCTTGGAGCATGATTCCGGACTTTGACGCATTCTTCATTTCTCAACTTTTAATGTATATTTTCCACtatagttttttttttattgtTGCAGACTCGAGGGGACATTGGATAATAGCATAGCGTGTGCATACTCACCTTTAATTTGCACTGTTGGTCTTTTTCGGTTGACGTAAATCCCACTTCTCCGCGCGCAAGCAACGGAACTCTCGATCTCCACTGTTGCTTGAAAGACTACAGTTCAGTCCAATCATTCCGCTCGTTTAACAGCTTCGCCTTCGCGGCAGGGAAATCCATCTCCCGATGGTCACTACTCAATGGCTTTGAAATGTGAGCAAGCTGGAATGCCCCCTGTCCTTCCTGACAGCAGCACCCCAACTAACAAGATGCAAGCTGCAATCCGCAATTTGGGGAATAACCCCCACCTCATCTTCGTTCGCCTCCCGAATCTCCTATCTTTCATCTGCATTATCGTCGGCGTTGTCTGGCTGCTTCTCCTGCCTCTGAATGAGTACTCCCGACAGACCTATATTTCCGAGAATGCGCTCCTGCCGGGCCAAGTCCATGCATATTTTACGGGCAGCGAGCAAAATATCTTCCGAGGATATAAGAAAGAACTGGAAGGATTGTTGAATGATGGACAAGCGAGAGGCGGCCAAAAAGAGGATGCGGAAGTGACAGCGGTGTAGGTTGGATGAACACGGCACAGGCTGAACTACTCGCTGATACTACAACAACAGAGTCTCGGACAAGCTGCAGTCAATCTTGCGAGCGGCGGGCCTCAAAGTTGCCACGCAAAAATACGAATACATCTCTGCTGGGATTGCGCATCGGGGAGAGAACACTTATGCTATTATCCATGCGCCGCGCGGTGATGCCACGGAGGCAATTGTGCTAGTCGCGCCATGGCTGACAGCTGACGACAAGTTGAACCTGAATGGCGTCACTCTTGCCCTGACATTGGCGAGATATTTCAAGAGTGAGTTTCAATGTTGTCCTCCTTAATTCGGGTTGCTGACAGTTGATCCTAGGATGGTCACTGTGGTCCAAAGATATCATCTTCCTGATTACCCCGGACAGTAAAACTGGAACTCAGGCTTGGATCGATGCCTACCATGACATGCATCCGGCATCGGTGCAACCGCTTCCTTTAAAGAGTGGAGCGTTGCAAGGAGCACTAGTCATCGAATACCCGTTAGATCACCGGTTCCAGACGCTCCATATTGTATATGACGGTGTCAATGGCCAACTACCCAACCTCGACCTGTTCAACACGGCTGTAGCCATTGCAGGCGGCCAGATGGGTATTGGGGCTAATCTACAGGAAATGTGGGGTCATGACGACAGCTACGAGCATCGTTTGCAGACCATGTTCCGCGGTATGACCAAGCAGGGTCTCGGGTATGCTACCGGCGCTCACAGCAGCTTTATGGCGTACCACATCGACGCCATCACCCTGCAGACCAAGGGCGAGGGATGGGAGGACGAAATGGCCCTAGGCCGGACGATTGAGTCTCTTTGCCGCAGCTTGAACAACTTGCTGGAGCACCTGCACCagagctttttcttctaCCTGCTCATGCAGTCCAATCGTTTTGTCAGCATTGGAACCTATTTGCCCAGCGCCATGCTGATCGCTGGAAACTTCACCATCATGGCAATTGCCCTCTGGATCCGCACCGGGTATTACCCCGAAAGCACGCCAATCGCCAAGCCCAAGGATGAGAAGCAGTGCACCGAAGAGAAGGCCAATACGATCAGCATCGCGGAACGACATCTCGCTCTACCGCTCTCGCTTGTTGTCGGACTTCATCTGCTCGGCCTTGTCCCGCTCTGGATTTTTAATAATGTCTTCCACCAGGTGAGCGCCGCCAGCCTACAGCCACTATTGTAATAGCTGCTAACACACCTATAGTATTTCACACTTACCACCTACATATTCATCATTGTTGACATCATCCTTCCCCTCTTCCTCGCCGCAATCCTCTCCAACAGTCTCGGTCTATCAAAGCCAATCATTCCCCAACAGTACCACCTTATAAAATCCTTCTCCCTTCTGCTACTAggcctctctctctccgcCCTCGTCACGCTCAACTTCTCCCTTTCGCTCATGATCGGTCTGCTCTGCGCGCCACTTAGCTTCATCACTCGT
Proteins encoded:
- a CDS encoding Integral membrane protein, with translation MRPKITRVALAATFTLFLASLATALPHGDDESMDMEMDMNAGTATPQPTTTVMQNHTNGPMSYFAYSKHSSTIIAHIILMVLGWCFVLPVAVMLSIARSWLALPSQFLFLAFNVLGVLLGAVYNSQTPDLYENNVHHKLGWVATCIVTAQVILALLFAYAGRGESNSTAPSYEHAAFFAVPTDDHDHERVCLTDAMREHRWSRDSGQGTESNSSIHSPGSSCGSPTEYDGFEKPDELPARTPPQRGWIHRTGVGRFLSKTVPGLIPGRVLHVLNVVYNIVDRVILPFGFVAIATGAVTYGGIMRSREIFNGLAHFIKGGIFFWYGILTLGRYVGCWADLGWAWNKKPSASIVGWKAKVPSGEATESFVIFLYGASNVFLEHLSGTGKAWSATDLEHVSISVLFFGGGLAGILFESTCIRDWVNTTILQPPAHATSDEAWTPPRSQGVSLNPMPALVIMLLGMMMGSHHQDSMTSSMVHKQWGNMLVGFALARGMTYVMLYLKPPTSYLPARPPTEIIAAFCLISGGLIFMMSTRNVVQAMEYYKLDAMFTFTVGLGFSAFIMAYEILMIAIKAWAVKRAQRSRPDFRFK
- a CDS encoding Dienelactone hydrolase family protein; amino-acid sequence: MASNPPAACCASGFKHEGAPVGEIKNINGVNTYIVYPKDNKTPEKAIVFLADIFGIYINAQLLADEFANNGYLTLIPDLFQGDQISLSAMESGKVDLPAWLPNHQASNVEPVVESTIKYARETLGVKKIGAVGYCFGGKYVCRNLKPGQIDVGFTAHPSFITHEELSAIKGPFSIAAAEVDSIFTTQLRHESEDILIKTALPWQINLFSGVNHGFAVRADLSDPKQKWAKEQAFCQAIAWFNQHLNHVRLSLIV
- a CDS encoding Rhomboid protein, with the translated sequence MATPAALPPLPFNPGRIRTYLLRLPLFTRLVLLVILAFWLLEFQTIWSVVQWGALIPEEINLGTMYRLNTYPIIHTGFFHAFFNAVAVTPLLERFEAEHGTLTAIALFIGPLSTVPAGLYILVEKFVLHRNTSVVGASIWAFLLLGSEAIKTYKSHPNFSLGPYKIPTWTSPLFGCVVVSILISNVSFLGHLCAILVGYLLGLGYLKVFVPPEKVLRWIEGKLNLLGRLPHYVSVDQKTYGRYGVLPTTNPAGANGNQTPMSYLGSTQRLGA
- a CDS encoding Rhomboid protein 2, with amino-acid sequence MALKSAIRNLGNNPHLIFVRLPNLLSFICIIVGVVWLLLLPLNEYSRQTYISENALLPGQVHAYFTGSEQNIFRGYKKELEGLLNDGQARGGQKEDAEVTAVVSDKLQSILRAAGLKVATQKYEYISAGIAHRGENTYAIIHAPRGDATEAIVLVAPWLTADDKLNLNGVTLALTLARYFKRWSLWSKDIIFLITPDSKTGTQAWIDAYHDMHPASVQPLPLKSGALQGALVIEYPLDHRFQTLHIVYDGVNGQLPNLDLFNTAVAIAGGQMGIGANLQEMWGHDDSYEHRLQTMFRGMTKQGLGYATGAHSSFMAYHIDAITLQTKGEGWEDEMALGRTIESLCRSLNNLLEHLHQSFFFYLLMQSNRFVSIGTYLPSAMLIAGNFTIMAIALWIRTGYYPESTPIAKPKDEKQCTEEKANTISIAERHLALPLSLVVGLHLLGLVPLWIFNNVFHQYFTLTTYIFIIVDIILPLFLAAILSNSLGLSKPIIPQQYHLIKSFSLLLLGLSLSALVTLNFSLSLMIGLLCAPLSFITRLQGSAPFRLTTSSLGLVLLNFISPPTVLLGVCWYLGVSVEAVLTRAAFGWDVWGMWTQVVVWCVWWPAWLIGCVLLGSSMF